One Glycine max cultivar Williams 82 chromosome 3, Glycine_max_v4.0, whole genome shotgun sequence DNA window includes the following coding sequences:
- the LOC106798660 gene encoding serine/threonine-protein phosphatase 7 long form homolog, with product MASSSSSSSSIHIKSGPIEGDVLWLQPKHVSEHVWNGEADRKLHIRRAVPIYQGQEEIPEEIIPLLRQSGFYWIMKMGYLKINSSLITALIERWRPETHTFHLRCGEATITLQDVSVLLGLHTKGAPLIGQTNLDWAELCEELLGVRPQEGELQGSVVKLSWLAHHFSEINIHDGNVEQLQRFTRAWILRFIGGVLFVDKSSSKVSLRYLQFLRDFEQCSMYAWGPAVLAYLYREMCSATDYKIKSIGGMCILIQMWAWERCTTLAPKRTPPIMENKPLGHRWLRRGNQHIGNDDLIVFRRKLDIMKRHEFLWEPYTATVMSMLPPICLVGSMAWCAVVPLICFHVVEWHQPDRVLRQFGMQQPIPESPSQPWNVHGLTLKGKMDENWFQLLAPFISQWNNRAEFRVDVYARQEGLLSFNSDYMVWYRRKTKMFIDPNNANTATLGEVTETLQYMVSPQGRNTWTVDDLVPYVEKLAILSQEQERITEPVAHGPSSERRFPPQQFHMLQSSVETRGFDRRREIVQAEDFSQHMEQRGHGMYYTPPTFAQYPSQMYQYPFEGHDTDMSASEHSFGGVAETQPHFSWPTMTPSQQHDAPMATPNAPLGQQWDVPGAIPAMGDLLGVDLRHEFSAEAEEQGRRQRARRNPDRQARRWDRPCGTSSRHHGHHDD from the exons ATGGCATCTtcgtcatcatcttcatctagtaTACACATTAAGTCTGGTCCAATAGAAGGAGACGTCTTATGGCTGCAACCTAAACATGTTTccgaacatgtttggaatggggaagcAGACAGAAAACTACATATCAGGCGAGCTGTACCCATCTATCAAGGACAAGAAGAAATACCAGAGGAAATTATTCCTCTGCTTCGCCAATCAGGATTCTATTGGATAATGAAAATGGGGTACCTGAAAATTAATTCTTCATTAATTACAGccttgattgaaagatggaggcccgagACACACACGTTTCACTTGAGATGCGGAGAGGCTAcgattactcttcaagatgtgTCAGTGTTGTTAGGTCTTCATACTAAGggggcaccattaattggtcagactaatcttgattgggctgaattgtgtgaagaattattgggagtcagaccacaggaaggtgaacttcaaggcagtgtggtcaaattaagttggctggctcaccatttttcaGAAATAAATATCCATGACGGGAACGTAgaacaattacaaaggtttacccgtgcatgGATCCTCAGATTCATAGGAGGAGTTCTatttgttgacaaaagcagCAGTAAAGTTTCCCTAAGGTACCTCCAATTTTTACGGGACTTTGAACAGTGCAGCATGTATGCATGGGGACCTGCCGTGCTTGCTTATTTatacagagagatgtgcagcgccaccgattacaaaataaaatcaatcggaggtatgtgcatcctaatccaaatgtgggcatgggaacgctgcacgactttggctccaaagagaACTCCTCCTATAATGGAAAACAAACCACTCGGACAcag gtggctgcgacgtggaaaccaacatattggcaatgatgatctaatagttttccgtcgcaaattggatatcatgaaacgacatgag TTTCTGTGGGAGCCTTACACAGCAACTGTTATGTCGATGTTACCTCCCATTTGTTTGGTTGGCAGTATGGCGTGGTGCGCAGTGGTGCcactcatttgttttcatgttgtagagtggcaccaaccggatagagtgttgcgacaatttggaatgcaacaacctattccgGAGTCTCCTTCGCAACCATGGAATGTCCACGGGCTAACACTGAAAGGCAAAATGGATGAAAATTGGTTCCAGCTGTTGGCCCCATTTATCAGTCAGTGGAATAATCGAGCTGAGTTTAGGGTCGACGTTTATGCTCGACAAGAgggcctattgagttttaactcggattacatggtgtggtataggcgcaaaacaaaaatgtttatcgacccaaacaatgcaaacacagctacattg GGTGAAGTTACCGAGACATTGcagtatatggtgtcaccacaagggcgaaacacatggacagttgatgatctcgtgccatATGTGGAAAAGTTAGCGATTTTATCCCAAGAGCAAGAGAGGATCACTGAGCCTGTGGCACATGGTCCATCATCAGAGCGTCGATTTCCCCCACAACagtttcacatgcttcagtcaagtgttgaaactcgagGTTTTGACAGACGAAGGGAGATTGTTCAAGCGGAAGATTTTTCCCAACATATGGAGcagcgtggccatggaatgtattacacgccaccaACATTTGCTCAGTATCCTtcgcagatgtatcagtatcctttcgAAGGCCATGACACTGATATGTCTGCAAGCGAACATTCGTttggtggtgttgcggaaacacagcctcatttttcatggccgacCATGACCCCTTCGCAGCAACATGATGCCCCAATGGcaacacctaatgccccatTAGGTCAACAATGGGATGTACCCGGAGCAATCCCTGCTATGggtgacttattaggtgttgatttgcgtcacgAGTTTTCTGCAGAGGCTGAGGAACAAGGGCGGAGACAACGCGCAAGAAGAAATCCGGATCGTCAAGCCCGAAggtgggatcgaccatgtggcacatcctcgCGCCATCACGGACACCATGATGACTGA
- the LOC113001191 gene encoding uncharacterized mitochondrial protein AtMg00820-like: MSSKESNLWYNAMRDEIDSMASNQVWDLVELPAGVKVIGCRWVFKTKKDSEGNIERHKTRLAGKGFTQREGINYRETFSPVSKKDSHRVYTRPDIAFAVGVLGRYQSNPVIGYSDPDFAGCVDS, from the exons atgagttctaaggaatcaaatttgtgGTATAATGCTATGAGGGATGAGATAGATTCTATGGCATCTAACCAAGTTTGGGATCTCGTTGAGTTGCCTGCTGGTGTAAAAGTCATCGGATGTAGATGGGTctttaaaacaaagaaagactcagaaggcaacattgagagacataagACAAGACTTGCTGGTAAAGGATTTACTCAAAGAGAAGGAATCAATTACAGAGAGACCTTTTCccctgtatctaagaaagactcTCATCGA GTTTACACTAGACCTGATATTGCGTTCGCTGTTGGAGTCttgggaagatatcaaagtaatccag TGATTGGCTACTCCGACCCAGACTTTGCTGGTTGCGTTGATTCATAA